The following are encoded in a window of Flavobacterium cupriresistens genomic DNA:
- a CDS encoding DUF4256 domain-containing protein, producing the protein MSSKKNQLSAEQQDQLLSVLEARFENNSKRHEGLEWHKIQAKLEANPDKIWSLDEMERTEGEPDVVGYNKETDQYIFVDCSVESPKGRRSFCYDHEALEKRKEHKPKDSAINKAAEMGIEILTEEQYRDLQKLGKFDAKTSSWIITPPDIRKLGGALFSDFRYNTVFVYHNGADSYYAARGFRGRLLV; encoded by the coding sequence ATGAGTAGTAAAAAGAACCAATTATCTGCTGAGCAACAGGATCAGTTGCTTAGTGTATTAGAAGCTCGCTTTGAGAATAACAGCAAACGCCACGAAGGTCTTGAATGGCATAAAATTCAAGCCAAATTAGAAGCTAATCCGGACAAAATTTGGTCATTGGATGAAATGGAAAGAACTGAAGGGGAACCGGATGTTGTGGGGTATAATAAAGAGACCGATCAATACATTTTTGTGGATTGTTCAGTAGAAAGTCCAAAAGGTCGCAGAAGCTTTTGTTACGACCATGAAGCTTTGGAAAAACGTAAAGAGCACAAACCAAAAGACAGTGCTATTAATAAAGCTGCTGAAATGGGAATTGAAATCCTAACCGAAGAACAATACCGTGATCTGCAAAAACTTGGAAAATTTGACGCCAAAACATCCAGCTGGATTATAACGCCTCCCGATATCAGAAAGCTTGGCGGTGCTCTTTTTTCTGATTTTCGCTACAATACTGTTTTTGTCTACCATAATGGCGCTGATTCTTATTATGCAGCGAGAGGTTTTCGTGGGCGATTATTGGTTTAA
- a CDS encoding DinB family protein: MQYTILKFEQLLGESAVSFPTIDISILEAKRTGKWSKKEILGHLIDSAIHNLVRFTEINYLEQPYYHRPYQQHNLVVINQYQEMDFPELIQLWLSLNKQIIRLFKSVNEKALEYKIILADQSVIDLRFLMTDYVEHLEHHIKQIKD, encoded by the coding sequence ATGCAGTATACAATTCTTAAATTTGAACAATTGCTTGGCGAAAGTGCTGTTTCTTTTCCAACAATTGACATTTCGATTTTAGAGGCAAAAAGAACTGGAAAATGGTCTAAAAAAGAGATTTTAGGCCATTTAATAGATTCTGCGATTCATAATTTGGTACGTTTCACAGAAATAAATTATCTGGAACAACCGTATTATCATCGACCGTATCAACAGCATAATCTCGTTGTTATAAACCAGTATCAGGAGATGGATTTTCCGGAACTGATACAGCTTTGGCTTTCTTTAAATAAGCAAATCATCAGACTATTTAAGAGTGTTAATGAAAAAGCTTTGGAATATAAAATCATATTAGCAGATCAATCTGTTATTGATTTAAGATTTTTAATGACTGATTATGTGGAACATTTAGAGCATCATATCAAACAGATTAAAGACTAA
- a CDS encoding YdeI/OmpD-associated family protein, whose product MQDIETFYPTSSQDWRAWLIENHNVKQSIWLVCYKKQANVPTITWSDAVDEALCFGWIDSTRKSVDSDKFIQFFTRRKPSSNWSKINKAKIERLVAEGLMTEAGLESVERAKQNGSWTILDQVEELHVPEDLLAAFEVNAGAKEYFTSLSKSVKKMLLYWVVSAKRPETRQNRINEIAVLAAQNLKPKQFR is encoded by the coding sequence ATGCAGGATATTGAAACTTTTTACCCAACCAGTAGCCAGGACTGGAGAGCATGGCTGATAGAGAATCATAATGTAAAGCAGTCCATCTGGCTTGTTTGTTATAAAAAACAGGCTAATGTGCCCACCATTACCTGGAGCGATGCTGTTGATGAAGCGCTGTGTTTTGGATGGATTGACAGTACCCGAAAATCGGTAGATTCGGATAAATTCATCCAGTTTTTTACCAGACGCAAACCTTCCAGTAATTGGTCTAAGATCAACAAGGCAAAAATAGAACGCCTCGTTGCAGAAGGGCTTATGACTGAGGCTGGTCTTGAAAGTGTGGAAAGAGCAAAACAGAATGGTTCCTGGACTATTCTGGATCAGGTAGAAGAATTGCATGTTCCCGAAGATTTGTTAGCGGCTTTTGAAGTGAATGCCGGCGCAAAAGAATATTTTACGAGTTTAAGTAAGTCTGTAAAAAAGATGCTGCTGTATTGGGTAGTTTCTGCTAAACGACCGGAAACAAGACAAAATCGAATCAACGAAATTGCCGTATTGGCTGCACAAAACCTGAAACCTAAACAGTTTAGATAA
- a CDS encoding PorP/SprF family type IX secretion system membrane protein: protein MYSRFVSYITLLLISAHCFSQEGIPIYSDYLSDNYYLIHPSMAGAANCDKIRLTIRNQWFGHEDAPAFQTLSYNTRFDEKSAGGIILFNDKNGYYSQKGIQLTYAHHIMFSRDAIDLNQLSFGISGGITQSQLDETHFLDSGVTDPIIKGNVESETHVNFDIGTSYNYLDMYVHLTAKNILETKQNKDSNHETSNLRKYLFSTGYIFGNSDWLSWEPSVMFQFTEMTKEKTLDVNLKTYKNFSEGMLWAGLSYRTGLDTQHPVSGTSKQKLQYLTPIIGINYRNFLFAYTYSSVFGSVKFDNGAYHQLTLGVNLACRKEKYDCNCPAVN, encoded by the coding sequence ATGTATTCACGATTTGTCTCTTATATTACCCTTCTACTGATCTCTGCACATTGCTTTTCGCAAGAAGGAATTCCGATCTACTCTGATTATTTATCCGACAATTACTATCTCATTCACCCTTCAATGGCAGGAGCAGCTAATTGTGATAAAATAAGATTAACCATTCGCAACCAATGGTTCGGTCACGAAGACGCTCCTGCATTTCAGACCTTGAGTTACAATACCCGATTTGACGAAAAATCGGCCGGAGGAATTATTCTTTTTAACGATAAAAACGGATACTATTCTCAAAAAGGAATCCAACTTACTTATGCACATCACATTATGTTTTCAAGGGACGCTATCGATTTGAATCAACTCTCTTTTGGAATAAGTGGCGGTATCACGCAAAGCCAGTTAGATGAAACTCACTTTCTGGATTCCGGTGTTACAGATCCGATTATTAAAGGAAACGTCGAAAGCGAAACACATGTCAATTTTGATATCGGAACTTCCTATAATTATCTGGACATGTATGTTCATCTGACTGCAAAAAATATTTTGGAAACCAAACAAAATAAGGATTCCAATCATGAAACAAGCAACCTAAGGAAATATCTTTTTAGTACCGGTTACATTTTTGGCAATTCAGATTGGTTATCATGGGAACCTTCTGTTATGTTTCAATTTACTGAAATGACAAAAGAAAAGACACTTGATGTAAATTTGAAAACGTACAAGAATTTTAGTGAAGGAATGCTGTGGGCCGGTTTGTCTTATCGTACCGGTTTAGATACCCAGCACCCGGTAAGTGGCACTTCAAAACAAAAATTACAATATTTGACACCTATTATCGGTATAAACTATAGAAACTTCCTGTTTGCCTACACGTATTCTTCCGTTTTTGGTAGTGTCAAATTTGACAATGGCGCTTATCACCAGCTTACATTAGGGGTGAATTTAGCTTGTAGAAAGGAGAAGTACGATTGTAATTGTCCCGCTGTAAACTAA
- a CDS encoding nucleoside phosphorylase: MIQASELILNPDGSVYHLNLRPEHIANDIIFVGDQNRVEKITQFFDSIEFSTQKREFKTQTGIYKGKRISVMSTGIGPDNIDIVLNELDALVNIDLETRQPKEKLTSLNIIRIGTSGSLQADIPVDSFVMSKFGLGLDNMLRSYLIDEVTNVALEDAFIVHTNWDNRKGRPYVIPCSEALEKVIESDRIFKGITATAGGFYGPQGRVLRLNIQDEELNAKMDNFNFNDHRITNLEMETAAIYGLSALLGHNALSLNAIIANRASGTFSEDPYKAVDELITYTLNKLSSTI; encoded by the coding sequence ATGATACAAGCATCAGAATTAATATTAAATCCGGACGGAAGCGTTTACCACTTAAATCTTCGCCCAGAACACATAGCCAACGATATAATTTTTGTTGGCGACCAAAACAGAGTTGAAAAAATCACTCAATTTTTTGATTCAATTGAATTTTCAACTCAAAAAAGAGAATTTAAAACGCAAACCGGAATCTACAAAGGAAAAAGAATTTCTGTAATGTCAACCGGAATTGGTCCGGACAATATTGACATTGTTCTGAATGAATTGGATGCTTTAGTAAATATCGATCTTGAAACGCGTCAGCCAAAAGAGAAGCTGACTTCATTAAACATCATCAGAATTGGAACTTCGGGTTCTTTACAAGCTGATATTCCTGTAGACAGTTTTGTAATGTCAAAATTCGGGTTAGGATTGGACAATATGCTTCGCTCCTATTTAATTGATGAAGTTACAAATGTTGCGCTTGAGGATGCTTTTATAGTGCATACGAATTGGGATAACAGAAAAGGAAGACCTTATGTGATTCCTTGTTCGGAAGCATTAGAAAAAGTGATCGAATCAGATCGAATATTCAAAGGAATTACGGCTACTGCAGGTGGTTTTTATGGCCCACAGGGACGTGTTTTACGTTTGAATATCCAAGATGAGGAATTAAACGCTAAAATGGATAATTTTAACTTTAATGACCACCGAATTACCAATTTAGAAATGGAAACGGCTGCTATTTATGGACTTTCGGCTCTTTTAGGACATAATGCTTTGTCTTTAAATGCTATTATTGCCAACCGTGCCTCCGGAACTTTTAGTGAAGATCCGTATAAAGCAGTAGATGAATTGATTACTTACACACTAAACAAACTTTCAAGCACGATCTAA
- a CDS encoding DoxX family protein, translated as MTKKNKIIYWVATLWLALGMTATGIVQLIQMKEEAEMIQRLGYPLYFLILLGVWKILGVIAILIPKFPLLKEWAYAGFFFAMSGAVFSHLYCGDSAKELFGPVLLIVLTVVSWYFRPADRKAIV; from the coding sequence ATGACTAAGAAAAACAAAATTATCTATTGGGTTGCCACACTTTGGCTTGCTTTGGGAATGACTGCAACAGGAATCGTACAATTGATACAAATGAAAGAAGAAGCAGAAATGATACAACGTCTGGGGTATCCGCTTTATTTCTTAATTCTTTTGGGAGTTTGGAAAATTTTGGGTGTAATTGCAATACTGATCCCTAAATTTCCATTATTGAAAGAATGGGCTTATGCGGGCTTTTTCTTTGCTATGTCGGGAGCGGTTTTTTCTCATTTATACTGTGGTGATAGTGCCAAAGAACTTTTTGGTCCGGTTTTATTGATTGTACTGACAGTCGTATCCTGGTATTTCAGACCGGCAGACCGTAAAGCAATTGTGTAA
- a CDS encoding SRPBCC family protein, translating to MERKTKINAEDGKQELLITREFDLPLELLFKAYIEPEIVAQWMGTKVIKLENRKHGSWQFETSDPKGNVVFQANGVIQEFLPDERITRTFEMENSPFPPQLEFLEFEKITDSTSRLTMQIIYKSVALRDQMLKLPFAQGINMAHNRLQDIVNQLN from the coding sequence ATGGAAAGAAAAACAAAAATTAATGCGGAAGACGGCAAGCAGGAACTACTTATTACGAGAGAATTCGATTTGCCGCTTGAATTGCTTTTTAAAGCGTATATCGAACCTGAAATTGTAGCGCAATGGATGGGAACAAAAGTGATAAAGCTCGAAAATAGAAAACACGGCAGCTGGCAATTTGAAACGAGTGACCCAAAGGGAAATGTTGTATTTCAGGCCAATGGCGTAATTCAGGAGTTTCTTCCTGACGAGAGGATTACACGTACGTTTGAAATGGAAAACAGCCCCTTTCCTCCTCAGTTAGAGTTTTTAGAATTTGAAAAAATTACGGATTCTACCAGCAGACTTACGATGCAAATTATTTACAAATCGGTGGCGCTGAGAGATCAAATGCTGAAATTGCCTTTTGCCCAAGGGATCAATATGGCGCACAACAGATTACAGGATATTGTTAACCAACTAAACTAA
- a CDS encoding ArsR/SmtB family transcription factor — protein MEIRRDVFQAIADPTRRAILSLVAAQAMTPGAIAANFDSSRQTISKHIQILNECELLHQTQSGREIHYHLNAEKIKEIDNFIEPFRKMWDERFNKLEEIMKNYKK, from the coding sequence ATGGAAATTAGAAGAGATGTATTTCAGGCAATAGCCGACCCGACCCGTAGAGCCATACTAAGTTTGGTTGCTGCACAGGCAATGACTCCAGGAGCGATAGCAGCCAATTTTGATTCCTCAAGACAAACGATTTCAAAACACATTCAAATTCTTAACGAATGTGAGTTGCTGCATCAGACACAAAGTGGAAGAGAAATTCATTATCACTTAAACGCTGAGAAAATTAAGGAAATTGACAACTTCATTGAACCCTTCAGAAAAATGTGGGACGAACGTTTTAATAAATTAGAAGAGATCATGAAAAATTATAAAAAATAA
- a CDS encoding T9SS type B sorting domain-containing protein: protein MNLYKLRYLLFSILFATTASYSQVTYEFCMTGKYGKTIVLDFKIHNNTSAPITDYDFTFNWKAVSNTTVWSGLDVIQNGDNGVVELKKTTFGNALPAGTTTYSVTMDYELGMFPPDEGILNGNPITGISCYTPPAHENFKCERNFSAACTVKPVGPAAQEIRIGEGSVFAWNAPIQVYIPENRKGWAIAMAVSHSLFTNLMGFDAMSINAYFATAIQESQASCEGSQLIAPNWVTKTYPHNDINAPLYCYDASGAVAVGYFQQEMGGSWTELNTSYPCFIPQIDKKSFIGTPNTSSSFEFQSIVKAYHDYRNVAYWQYVKCWNPIDFFKKSNDPYAAVKIIGMAYNQGMNHSSFEDLFDKDRSAAISATNLMDRISPSTPAATNRLYAEQTNRLTKVLDNKVADINWTDAAVFGITNKTAHSFRGYYDALFAWNEVEEYIKKIMPFYASFGVQEQNFINTIKPVFDRINGGNPISFRYQMSAVIEAIVTFLPAFDPKKGLAEVYGGSGANSCFAPTARMEGFNATCGKELSLKVYFSGKAPYTFSYKKTAVSPEISFPDVTTSQNPYTIQSVKEGSYALTAVADAVSAGEVVCSPIELKYIGAVATAKLVKYGGNYCTGKGSGIQIEITSTEPGPFILEYEINGISQPSVTATTSPYTLITAPASNGIYRLTKISVAGCTTILDDKLTITTTAANPVLNATLSKYAASPSSGADPGVQIEIKSTETGPFLIEYELNGVPQPTVTANSSPYILIPSPAPEGTYHLTKISASGCDALLNNSLVIPPTTTGSNLSAKLVAYGASICAGIGPGVIVEIKSTKPGPFTIEYEINGVAQPATTINKSPHILFKSPAPIGIYRLTKITAAGFDTVLDESLDINSNVATPDIVLSKVDRSTCQGTGTDIQIEIKSTEPGPYIIEYKLNGISQPRVTITNTPQILVSSASIGTYKITKIFISNCTFSINKTLTIAKNSGLPTVKIEGNFFFCYPYKTVLKAVANSSSTQIKSYQWKKNNTTITNANSDAYIADQIGEYTVMITDQNGCVLTAPIVKVEEKCNKAISDPDPLTLDYPKFFTPNNDGQNDTWHIKNFDNFKNPEIRIFDRYGKFIIQLSQDSNGWDGTSNNTPLTATDYWFTMTYTDKDDPLARKTLYGHFSLKR, encoded by the coding sequence TAATGGTGTAGTTGAATTAAAAAAAACGACCTTCGGAAATGCTCTTCCCGCTGGCACAACTACATACAGTGTCACAATGGATTATGAATTAGGGATGTTTCCACCTGACGAAGGCATTTTAAACGGCAATCCCATTACAGGAATAAGTTGTTACACACCTCCTGCACATGAGAACTTTAAATGTGAAAGGAATTTTAGTGCTGCCTGTACGGTAAAACCAGTTGGCCCGGCTGCTCAGGAAATACGAATAGGTGAAGGATCAGTTTTTGCCTGGAATGCTCCAATACAGGTTTATATTCCCGAGAATCGGAAAGGTTGGGCTATTGCGATGGCGGTGTCCCATTCTTTATTTACAAACCTAATGGGATTTGATGCAATGAGTATCAATGCATACTTTGCTACTGCTATTCAGGAATCACAAGCAAGCTGTGAAGGAAGTCAGCTTATTGCCCCAAATTGGGTTACAAAGACATACCCCCATAATGACATCAATGCTCCTTTGTATTGTTATGATGCCAGTGGTGCTGTAGCTGTAGGGTATTTTCAACAAGAAATGGGAGGGAGCTGGACAGAGTTAAATACAAGCTATCCCTGTTTTATTCCACAAATTGATAAAAAAAGTTTTATAGGTACCCCAAATACAAGTTCGAGTTTTGAATTTCAATCGATTGTGAAAGCCTATCATGATTATCGAAATGTAGCGTATTGGCAATATGTTAAATGTTGGAATCCGATTGACTTTTTTAAAAAATCAAACGATCCTTATGCCGCTGTCAAAATAATTGGCATGGCTTATAATCAGGGCATGAATCATTCCTCATTTGAAGATCTTTTTGACAAAGACCGTTCAGCTGCTATCAGCGCAACAAACCTAATGGATCGAATTTCTCCATCTACACCTGCTGCAACCAATCGGCTTTATGCGGAACAAACCAACCGATTAACAAAAGTACTGGACAACAAAGTTGCTGACATCAATTGGACAGATGCCGCTGTTTTTGGCATCACCAATAAAACAGCACATAGTTTCAGAGGCTATTACGACGCTTTATTTGCGTGGAACGAAGTAGAGGAATACATAAAAAAAATAATGCCTTTTTACGCTTCTTTTGGCGTACAGGAACAAAACTTTATAAATACTATTAAGCCTGTTTTTGATCGAATTAATGGAGGAAATCCTATTTCTTTTAGGTATCAAATGTCAGCTGTAATAGAAGCAATAGTAACCTTTCTACCAGCTTTTGATCCTAAAAAAGGACTGGCTGAAGTATATGGCGGATCTGGTGCTAACAGCTGTTTTGCACCTACCGCCAGAATGGAAGGTTTTAATGCCACTTGTGGAAAAGAATTATCCTTAAAAGTCTATTTCTCCGGCAAAGCTCCTTATACATTCAGTTATAAAAAAACAGCCGTATCTCCGGAGATTAGTTTTCCGGATGTGACCACTTCGCAAAATCCGTATACCATACAATCAGTTAAAGAAGGCAGCTATGCACTTACTGCTGTGGCGGATGCCGTTAGCGCTGGTGAAGTCGTATGTAGCCCAATAGAATTAAAATATATTGGAGCTGTAGCAACTGCAAAATTAGTTAAATATGGAGGGAATTATTGTACTGGAAAAGGCTCCGGGATTCAGATTGAAATAACAAGTACGGAGCCAGGTCCTTTTATCCTCGAATATGAGATAAACGGAATATCACAGCCATCTGTAACCGCAACTACCAGCCCGTATACTCTTATTACAGCACCCGCTTCAAATGGAATTTATCGATTGACGAAAATCTCTGTTGCCGGATGCACTACTATATTAGACGATAAACTTACTATTACTACAACAGCAGCCAATCCGGTCCTGAATGCTACACTTTCTAAATATGCAGCCTCACCATCTTCTGGAGCAGACCCCGGTGTCCAGATTGAAATAAAAAGTACTGAAACCGGTCCTTTTTTAATCGAGTATGAATTAAACGGAGTACCGCAACCTACCGTAACAGCAAATAGTAGTCCTTACATTCTTATCCCTTCACCGGCTCCGGAAGGTACGTATCATTTGACAAAGATTTCCGCTTCAGGTTGTGATGCTTTATTAAACAACAGCCTTGTTATACCCCCAACAACTACCGGATCAAATTTGAGTGCTAAACTTGTTGCCTATGGTGCATCTATTTGTGCCGGTATCGGACCGGGTGTTATAGTTGAAATAAAAAGTACCAAGCCAGGCCCCTTTACAATAGAATACGAGATAAATGGAGTAGCGCAACCTGCAACAACTATAAATAAAAGTCCACATATACTTTTCAAATCACCAGCACCAATCGGTATTTATAGACTAACAAAAATTACTGCAGCAGGATTTGATACCGTATTAGATGAATCTCTAGATATCAATTCCAATGTAGCTACTCCGGATATAGTACTTTCTAAGGTTGACAGATCAACTTGTCAGGGAACAGGCACTGACATTCAGATTGAAATAAAAAGCACTGAACCGGGACCTTATATAATTGAATACAAACTAAACGGAATTTCGCAACCTCGGGTAACAATAACTAACACCCCACAGATCCTCGTTTCGTCTGCATCCATTGGTACCTACAAAATAACCAAAATTTTTATTTCGAATTGTACCTTTTCAATTAATAAGACTCTCACTATTGCTAAAAATAGCGGACTACCAACAGTTAAAATAGAAGGTAATTTCTTTTTCTGTTATCCGTATAAAACCGTTTTAAAGGCTGTAGCAAATTCATCATCAACACAAATTAAATCGTATCAATGGAAAAAAAATAATACAACTATTACTAATGCCAATAGTGATGCTTATATAGCAGACCAAATAGGGGAGTATACCGTTATGATTACAGACCAAAATGGTTGCGTGCTTACAGCGCCAATTGTCAAAGTAGAAGAGAAATGCAATAAGGCCATTTCAGATCCCGATCCGCTAACATTAGATTATCCAAAGTTTTTTACGCCAAATAATGATGGACAAAACGATACCTGGCACATCAAAAACTTTGATAATTTTAAAAATCCCGAAATAAGAATTTTTGACCGCTATGGTAAATTTATAATTCAATTGTCACAAGATTCTAATGGATGGGACGGTACCTCCAACAACACTCCTCTTACGGCCACAGATTATTGGTTTACAATGACGTACACTGACAAGGATGATCCATTGGCACGAAAAACGCTATACGGGCACTTTTCACTGAAACGTTAA
- a CDS encoding YdeI/OmpD-associated family protein has product MNPNVDFYFDEAKKWQEEQEQLRNIALDCQLTEELKWDSPCYTYKGNNIVLIHAFKEYCAFLFFKGALLKDTASILIQQSENTQATRQIRFTNTADITAIKATLKAYIYEAIEIERAGLQVTFKKTTEFAVAEEFQKKLEELPDLKTAFEALTPGRQRGYLLYFSQPKQSKTREVRIEKAMLQILKGKGLKDI; this is encoded by the coding sequence ATGAATCCAAACGTTGATTTTTATTTTGATGAAGCTAAAAAATGGCAGGAAGAACAGGAGCAATTAAGAAATATTGCTCTTGATTGCCAGTTGACCGAAGAACTAAAATGGGATTCTCCGTGTTATACGTACAAAGGCAACAATATCGTATTGATACATGCTTTTAAAGAATATTGTGCTTTTCTGTTTTTTAAAGGCGCTCTATTAAAAGACACAGCAAGTATTCTCATTCAACAATCGGAAAATACGCAAGCCACACGCCAGATTCGATTCACAAATACAGCTGACATTACTGCAATAAAGGCGACTCTTAAAGCTTATATTTATGAAGCAATTGAAATAGAAAGAGCCGGTTTGCAAGTTACCTTTAAAAAAACGACAGAATTTGCCGTTGCCGAAGAATTTCAGAAAAAACTGGAAGAACTTCCGGATTTAAAAACAGCTTTTGAAGCCTTAACTCCCGGAAGACAAAGAGGGTATCTGCTTTATTTTTCGCAGCCCAAACAATCCAAAACCAGAGAAGTACGAATAGAAAAAGCGATGCTCCAAATCCTAAAAGGAAAAGGATTAAAAGACATTTAA
- a CDS encoding substrate-binding domain-containing protein: MKTVKIVGVPEHFNLPWQLCIENGEFEAENIDLQWKNIPEGTGKMCQMLRDEEADIAVILTEGIVKDIAAGNPAKIVQIYVQSPLIWGIHVAAKSDFQELKDLKNKKAAISRLGSGSQLMAYVNANEQGWKTDDLKFEIVNTIDGAVEALTNGSADYFMWEHFMTKPLVDQGIFRRVGDCPTPWPSFVITVRDEFLRKNSKTVEKVLEIINKTTYDFKQIPNIDQTLSELFNQKIEDIQDWLQLTQWSQKQLDEKAFNKIQNQLFDLGIIEKKSTFVEMVKAL; encoded by the coding sequence ATGAAAACTGTAAAAATAGTAGGTGTTCCGGAACACTTCAATCTGCCTTGGCAATTGTGTATTGAAAATGGGGAGTTTGAAGCAGAAAATATTGATTTGCAATGGAAAAATATCCCGGAAGGGACTGGCAAAATGTGTCAAATGCTTCGGGATGAGGAGGCAGATATTGCCGTTATCCTGACCGAAGGAATTGTAAAAGATATTGCGGCCGGCAATCCTGCTAAAATAGTTCAGATTTATGTGCAATCTCCTTTGATTTGGGGAATTCACGTAGCAGCCAAATCAGATTTTCAGGAGTTAAAAGACCTTAAAAATAAAAAAGCCGCTATTTCCAGATTGGGTTCAGGATCGCAGCTTATGGCTTATGTAAACGCAAATGAGCAAGGCTGGAAAACCGATGATTTGAAATTTGAAATTGTAAATACGATCGATGGTGCTGTAGAAGCTTTAACAAACGGATCAGCGGACTATTTTATGTGGGAACATTTTATGACAAAGCCTCTGGTAGACCAGGGAATTTTCAGAAGAGTTGGTGACTGCCCTACTCCATGGCCTTCTTTTGTAATTACGGTTCGCGATGAGTTTTTGAGAAAGAATTCTAAAACAGTTGAAAAAGTACTGGAAATCATCAATAAAACAACTTACGATTTTAAACAAATCCCCAATATAGACCAGACATTATCGGAACTTTTTAATCAAAAAATCGAGGACATTCAGGATTGGTTGCAACTTACGCAATGGTCCCAAAAACAATTGGATGAAAAAGCCTTCAATAAAATTCAAAATCAATTATTTGATCTCGGAATTATTGAGAAAAAAAGTACTTTTGTAGAAATGGTAAAAGCACTATAA
- a CDS encoding VOC family protein, whose amino-acid sequence MTLRVARHTDNLERIEHFYVNILGFERLGGFQNHNNYDGVFIGKAGLDWHFEFTQSETKAKHVFDEDDVIVLYPETIIAYIELIDRLLNHNIVSITASNPFWNENGKMFQDPDGYRIVISPLKAEINEIE is encoded by the coding sequence ATGACTTTACGAGTAGCGCGACATACCGACAATCTGGAAAGAATAGAACATTTTTATGTCAATATTCTGGGGTTTGAACGCTTGGGCGGTTTTCAAAATCACAATAATTATGATGGTGTTTTTATCGGAAAAGCAGGTTTGGACTGGCACTTTGAGTTTACACAATCCGAGACAAAAGCCAAACATGTCTTTGATGAAGATGATGTTATTGTGCTTTATCCGGAAACTATTATAGCATATATTGAATTAATAGACAGACTTTTAAATCATAATATAGTAAGCATAACGGCAAGCAATCCTTTTTGGAATGAGAATGGGAAAATGTTTCAGGATCCGGATGGGTATCGTATCGTCATCTCACCATTAAAAGCAGAAATAAACGAAATTGAATAA
- a CDS encoding DUF4265 domain-containing protein, with amino-acid sequence MENTHKKILFRYYSDYLEDTIVETMWAEIIDLEKGHFKLDNIPFFGPLIATDDLFYAEYDTTEERLVYKKTLQSSGNSIVQVVILDKDFDKEIIREKLKAIHCLSEGLNDTFFAVEIVKDIDYAIVKSLLSEYETLSVIEFAEPCLSEKHRADLLKN; translated from the coding sequence ATGGAAAATACGCATAAAAAAATCTTGTTCAGATATTACAGTGATTATCTGGAGGATACTATTGTAGAGACTATGTGGGCTGAAATCATCGACTTGGAGAAAGGACATTTTAAACTGGATAATATTCCTTTTTTTGGACCTTTAATTGCAACGGATGATCTTTTCTATGCAGAGTACGATACAACTGAAGAACGTTTGGTTTACAAAAAAACATTGCAAAGTTCTGGGAATTCAATTGTGCAGGTTGTAATTTTAGACAAAGATTTTGATAAAGAAATTATCAGAGAGAAATTAAAAGCAATTCATTGTTTGTCTGAAGGCTTAAATGACACCTTTTTTGCTGTGGAAATAGTGAAGGATATTGATTATGCTATCGTCAAAAGTTTGTTGAGTGAATACGAAACACTTTCTGTCATAGAATTTGCAGAGCCTTGTCTTTCAGAAAAACACAGAGCCGATTTATTAAAAAACTAG